A genome region from Pseudomonas anguilliseptica includes the following:
- the tnpC gene encoding IS66 family transposase encodes MISVPETLPDDPAALKQLLAEVLSSAQELAKDKDGQIERLREQNALLIQRLFGRKSEQSSDPDSPQLEMFNEAESLAEAAAEAPAAEVEEEVVAPTKRRGKRKPLPAELPRVEVIHELPEHELTCECGCRKQAIGEETSEQLEIIPMQVQVIRHIRKTYACKACESAPVTADKPAQLIEKRLASPSVLAMLLTSKYADGIPLYRFEKMLSRHGIDIPRQTLARWVIQCGELLQPLLNLMRDRLLDSPVIHCDETRVQVLKEPGRDPSSHSWMWVQTGGPPGKPVILFDYTTSRAQEVPLRLLDGYRGYLMTVDYAGYNAVAAQQGVERLACWAHARRKFVEAQKVQPKGKTGRADIALGMINKLYGIERELKDASDEQRYRGRQQHSLPLLDQLKTWLEKTQPQVTAQNALGKAVNYLASNWSRLERYIEAGHLPIDNNAAERAIRPFVIGRKNWLFSDTPKGATASAQLYSLVETAKTNGQEPYAWLRHVLERLPLANSVEAYEALLPWNCQPTTPL; translated from the coding sequence ATGATTTCTGTGCCCGAAACCCTTCCTGATGACCCCGCCGCGCTCAAGCAATTGCTCGCTGAGGTGTTGTCGTCGGCGCAGGAATTGGCCAAGGACAAGGATGGGCAGATCGAGCGCCTGCGCGAACAAAACGCGCTGTTGATCCAGCGCCTGTTCGGCCGTAAATCCGAGCAGAGCAGCGACCCGGATTCACCGCAGCTAGAGATGTTCAACGAAGCGGAAAGCCTGGCCGAAGCGGCGGCTGAAGCTCCGGCCGCTGAGGTCGAGGAAGAAGTCGTTGCGCCGACCAAGCGCCGCGGCAAGCGCAAGCCGTTACCGGCCGAACTACCGCGTGTCGAGGTCATCCACGAACTGCCCGAACACGAACTGACCTGCGAATGCGGTTGCCGCAAGCAGGCCATCGGCGAAGAAACCAGCGAGCAGCTGGAAATCATCCCGATGCAGGTTCAGGTGATCCGCCACATTCGCAAGACCTATGCCTGCAAGGCCTGCGAAAGCGCGCCGGTCACCGCTGACAAACCGGCCCAACTGATCGAGAAAAGGCTGGCCAGCCCGAGCGTGCTGGCGATGCTGCTGACCAGCAAATACGCCGACGGCATCCCACTGTATCGCTTCGAAAAGATGCTCAGTCGCCATGGCATCGACATCCCCCGGCAGACCCTGGCGCGCTGGGTGATCCAGTGCGGCGAACTGCTACAACCGTTGCTCAACCTGATGCGCGACAGGCTGCTGGACAGTCCGGTGATCCACTGCGATGAAACCCGCGTGCAGGTGCTAAAGGAGCCTGGGCGCGATCCGAGCAGCCACTCCTGGATGTGGGTGCAGACCGGTGGCCCGCCTGGCAAACCGGTGATCCTCTTCGACTACACAACCAGCCGCGCGCAGGAGGTGCCGCTGCGCCTGCTCGACGGTTATCGCGGCTACCTGATGACCGTCGATTACGCCGGCTACAACGCCGTGGCCGCACAACAAGGTGTTGAACGCCTGGCCTGCTGGGCGCATGCGCGGCGCAAGTTCGTCGAAGCGCAAAAGGTGCAACCGAAGGGCAAAACCGGGCGTGCCGACATCGCGTTGGGGATGATCAACAAGCTCTACGGCATCGAGCGCGAACTTAAGGATGCCAGCGATGAACAGCGCTACCGGGGCCGCCAGCAGCACAGCCTACCGCTCCTCGATCAGCTCAAGACCTGGCTGGAGAAAACCCAGCCGCAGGTCACGGCGCAGAATGCCCTGGGCAAAGCAGTGAACTACCTGGCGAGCAACTGGAGCCGACTCGAACGCTACATCGAGGCTGGCCACCTGCCGATCGATAACAACGCTGCCGAGCGCGCGATCCGGCCCTTCGTCATAGGTCGCAAGAACTGGCTGTTCAGCGACACGCCGAAAGGCGCGACCGCCAGCGCCCAACTCTACAGCCTGGTGGAAACCGCCAAGACCAATGGCCAGGAGCCCTACGCCTGGCTGCGCCATGTCCTCGAACGCCTGCCGCTGGCCAACAGCGTTGAAGCCTACGAAGCGCTGCTGCCTTGGAACTGCCAACCAACGACGCCACTGTAA
- the tnpC gene encoding IS66 family transposase, translating to MISVPETLPDDPAALKQLLAEVLSSAQELAKDKDGQIERLREQNALLIQRLFGRKSEQSSDPDSPQLEMFNEAESLAEAAAEAPAAEVEEEVVAPTKRRGKRKPLPAELPRVEVIHELPEHELTCECGCRKQAIGEETSEQLEIIPMQVQVIRHIRKTYACKACESAPVTADKPAQLIEKSLASPSVLAMLLTSKYADGIPLYRFEKMLSRHGIDIPRQTLARWVIQCGELLQPLLNLMRDRLLDSPVIHCDETRVQVLKEPGRDPSSHSWMWVQTGGPPGKPVILFDYTTSRAQEVPLRLLDGYRGYLMTDDYAGYNAVAAQQGVERLACWAHARRKFVEAQKVQPKGKTGRADIALGMINKLYGIERELKDASDEQRYRGRQQHSLPLLDQLKTWLEKTQPQVTAQNALGKAVNYLASNWSRLERYIEAGHLPIDNNAAERAIRPFVIGRKNWLFSDTPKGATASAQLYSLVETAKTNGQEPYAWLRHVLERLPLANSVEAYEALLPWNCQPTTPL from the coding sequence ATGATTTCTGTGCCCGAAACCCTTCCTGATGACCCCGCCGCGCTCAAGCAATTGCTCGCTGAGGTGTTGTCGTCGGCGCAGGAATTGGCCAAGGACAAGGATGGGCAGATCGAGCGCCTGCGCGAACAAAACGCGCTGTTGATCCAGCGCCTGTTCGGCCGTAAATCCGAGCAGAGCAGCGACCCGGATTCACCGCAGCTAGAGATGTTCAACGAAGCGGAAAGCCTGGCCGAAGCGGCGGCTGAAGCTCCGGCCGCTGAGGTCGAGGAAGAAGTCGTTGCGCCGACCAAGCGCCGCGGCAAGCGCAAGCCGTTACCGGCCGAACTACCGCGTGTCGAGGTCATCCACGAACTGCCCGAACACGAACTGACCTGCGAATGCGGTTGCCGCAAGCAGGCCATCGGCGAAGAAACCAGCGAGCAGCTGGAAATCATCCCGATGCAGGTTCAGGTGATCCGCCACATTCGCAAGACCTATGCCTGCAAGGCCTGCGAAAGCGCGCCGGTCACCGCTGACAAACCGGCCCAACTGATCGAGAAAAGCCTGGCCAGCCCGAGCGTGCTGGCGATGCTGCTGACCAGCAAATACGCCGACGGCATCCCACTGTATCGCTTCGAAAAGATGCTCAGTCGCCATGGCATCGACATCCCCCGGCAGACCCTGGCGCGCTGGGTGATCCAGTGCGGCGAACTGCTACAACCGTTGCTCAACCTGATGCGCGACAGGCTGCTGGACAGTCCGGTGATCCACTGCGATGAAACCCGCGTGCAGGTGCTCAAGGAGCCTGGGCGCGATCCGAGCAGCCACTCCTGGATGTGGGTGCAGACCGGTGGCCCGCCTGGCAAGCCGGTGATCCTCTTCGACTACACAACCAGCCGCGCGCAGGAGGTGCCGCTGCGCCTGCTCGACGGTTATCGCGGCTACCTGATGACCGACGATTACGCCGGCTACAACGCCGTGGCCGCACAACAAGGTGTTGAGCGCCTGGCCTGCTGGGCGCATGCGCGGCGCAAGTTCGTCGAAGCGCAAAAGGTGCAACCGAAGGGCAAAACCGGGCGTGCCGACATCGCGTTGGGGATGATCAACAAGCTCTACGGCATCGAGCGCGAACTTAAGGATGCCAGCGATGAACAGCGCTACCGGGGCCGCCAGCAGCACAGCCTACCGCTCCTCGATCAGCTCAAGACCTGGCTGGAGAAAACCCAGCCGCAGGTCACGGCGCAGAATGCCCTGGGCAAAGCAGTGAACTACCTGGCGAGCAACTGGAGCCGACTCGAACGCTACATCGAGGCTGGCCACCTGCCGATCGATAACAACGCTGCCGAGCGCGCGATCCGGCCCTTCGTCATAGGTCGCAAGAACTGGCTGTTCAGCGACACGCCGAAAGGCGCGACCGCCAGCGCCCAACTCTACAGCCTGGTGGAAACCGCCAAGACCAATGGCCAGGAGCCCTACGCCTGGTTGCGCCATGTCCTCGAACGCCTGCCGCTGGCCAACAGCGTTGAAGCCTACGAAGCGCTGCTGCCTTGGAACTGCCAACCAACGACGCCACTGTAA
- the asnB gene encoding asparagine synthase (glutamine-hydrolyzing), with protein sequence MCGITGGFWRAAPAGLDQRINTSLAAMRLRGPDHQGFDRHPVGEGTVVLGHTRLAIIDLSSSGQQPMYSADQRFGLVFNGEIYNYLELRVELEALGARFRTHSDTEVLLAAWNQWGKAALPRFKGMFAFAVFDRQENSLTCVRDAFGIKPFFYAIEDGAFIFGSELPALRALKSQRATLNWQRAYDYLVHGEYDFGQESFIEGVVSLLPGQLLTVDLATLKVSSPEIWWKPSIVQTQSISFASASDQLRDMFLDNVRLHMRSDVPVGAALSGGVDSSAIVCAMRHLEPDSDINTFSYIARGSVVSEENWVDKINAHVGARAHKVIVSGDELAADLEDLITAQGEPFGSTSIYAQYRVFKKAKEQGITVTLEGQGADENQGGYSGYAGQRIRSLLDNGHYGEAWNFLNQWSQWPGRSRLEGLKRVVGEYSDGRLHDLLRRLNGMDNCPAWIRPGPLRESGVNLGFSKHAPQQSLPGRRMMSTLATSLNTRGLLGLLRHGDRNSMRFSVESRVPFLTTDLSDFMLSLPEKYLVSPWGETKHLLRSALRGIVPAEVLDRRDKIGFATPEQQWLMGMADTLRPWLEEDLGLPFLDQTKLLEHFDTVVTGRRAYTWQVWRWVNFARWYGSLR encoded by the coding sequence ATGTGTGGAATTACAGGGGGATTCTGGCGGGCTGCACCTGCGGGGTTGGATCAACGAATCAATACTTCGTTGGCCGCTATGCGCCTGCGTGGCCCGGATCACCAAGGCTTTGATCGCCACCCGGTCGGCGAAGGTACAGTCGTTCTTGGCCATACGCGCCTTGCTATCATTGATCTTTCCAGTTCTGGTCAGCAGCCGATGTACTCCGCCGATCAACGATTCGGGCTGGTGTTCAATGGCGAAATCTATAACTACCTCGAATTGCGCGTGGAGCTGGAGGCCCTTGGTGCACGCTTTCGCACACATTCGGACACCGAAGTGTTGCTGGCGGCCTGGAACCAATGGGGTAAAGCAGCGCTGCCTCGGTTCAAAGGCATGTTTGCCTTCGCGGTGTTTGATCGCCAGGAAAACTCACTGACCTGTGTTCGCGATGCTTTTGGCATCAAGCCGTTCTTCTATGCGATCGAGGATGGCGCGTTCATATTCGGTTCAGAGCTGCCCGCGCTGCGAGCGTTGAAGAGTCAGCGCGCAACGCTCAACTGGCAGCGTGCCTACGATTATCTGGTGCATGGGGAATATGACTTCGGGCAGGAAAGTTTCATCGAGGGCGTAGTCAGCCTGCTGCCGGGTCAACTGCTGACTGTCGATCTGGCCACACTCAAGGTTTCCAGTCCTGAGATCTGGTGGAAGCCGTCCATCGTACAGACCCAATCGATCAGCTTTGCCAGTGCCAGCGATCAGCTGCGGGACATGTTCCTCGACAATGTGCGCCTGCACATGCGCAGCGATGTGCCGGTTGGTGCTGCCTTGTCCGGTGGTGTCGATTCTTCCGCAATCGTTTGCGCCATGCGCCATCTGGAACCGGACTCGGATATCAACACGTTCAGTTATATTGCCCGGGGCAGTGTCGTCAGCGAAGAAAACTGGGTAGACAAGATCAATGCCCATGTCGGCGCCAGGGCACACAAGGTGATTGTTTCGGGCGACGAACTGGCGGCTGATCTCGAAGACCTGATTACCGCACAGGGTGAGCCGTTCGGCAGCACCAGCATTTATGCTCAGTATCGCGTTTTCAAGAAGGCCAAAGAGCAGGGCATCACCGTGACACTGGAAGGGCAGGGGGCCGATGAGAATCAAGGCGGGTACAGTGGCTATGCGGGGCAGCGTATCCGCAGTTTGCTGGACAACGGGCATTACGGCGAAGCCTGGAACTTTCTGAATCAATGGTCGCAATGGCCCGGGCGCAGCCGTCTGGAAGGCTTGAAGCGGGTTGTTGGGGAATACAGTGACGGGCGCTTGCACGATCTGTTGCGTAGGCTCAACGGTATGGACAACTGCCCTGCATGGATTCGTCCCGGCCCGCTGCGCGAAAGCGGTGTCAATCTTGGTTTTTCTAAGCATGCGCCACAACAAAGCCTGCCTGGACGACGCATGATGAGCACGTTGGCAACCTCGTTAAATACGCGTGGCCTGCTCGGCCTGCTTCGCCACGGTGATCGTAACTCGATGCGTTTCTCGGTCGAGAGCCGTGTCCCGTTCCTGACCACTGACTTGTCCGACTTCATGCTGTCACTACCAGAAAAATATCTGGTTTCACCTTGGGGGGAGACCAAGCATCTTTTGCGCTCGGCATTGCGCGGGATCGTGCCGGCCGAGGTGCTGGATCGCCGTGACAAGATCGGCTTCGCGACGCCCGAGCAGCAATGGTTGATGGGCATGGCCGATACGTTGCGGCCTTGGCTGGAGGAGGATCTGGGGCTGCCGTTCCTTGATCAGACCAAGTTGCTTGAGCATTTCGACACTGTAGTTACAGGCCGTCGCGCCTATACGTGGCAGGTCTGGCGCTGGGTCAACTTTGCCCGCTGGTACGGTAGCTTGCGATGA
- a CDS encoding dTDP-4-dehydrorhamnose reductase family protein, which yields MKILILGITGMLGSAVFRSFSADAEHETWGTVRSGAALRNFPQQSQERLLSGVDVLDQDALVAVLAKVRPDVVINCVGLIKQLADAKDPLTALPINAMLPHRLARLCDLSGARLIHISTDCVFSGRKGGYLESDLSDAEDLYGKSKYIGELHDLPNAITLRTSIIGHELNSSYSLVDWFLSQEGRVRGFSKAIFSGLPTVELARLMKDFVIPHRQLNGLYHVAAKPIDKFRLLSLVAVQYGKAIDIRPDDALVIDRSLDCSRFREATGYVAPEWPELIRRMYEQRR from the coding sequence ATGAAGATCTTGATTCTTGGTATAACCGGCATGCTCGGCAGCGCCGTATTTCGCTCGTTCTCTGCCGATGCAGAGCATGAGACATGGGGCACCGTGCGCAGTGGTGCGGCGCTGCGGAACTTCCCGCAACAGAGCCAGGAGCGTCTGCTCAGTGGGGTGGACGTGCTTGACCAGGACGCGCTCGTGGCGGTGTTGGCCAAAGTACGCCCGGACGTTGTCATTAACTGTGTCGGGCTGATCAAGCAATTGGCCGATGCCAAGGACCCGCTGACTGCTCTGCCGATCAACGCGATGTTGCCGCATCGACTCGCGCGCCTCTGCGACTTGAGCGGTGCACGGCTGATTCATATCAGTACCGACTGCGTGTTCTCGGGTCGTAAGGGCGGCTACCTTGAGAGCGATCTTTCGGATGCCGAGGACCTGTATGGCAAGTCCAAGTACATCGGCGAACTGCACGATCTGCCTAACGCGATTACCCTGCGAACCTCGATCATCGGACACGAGTTGAACTCGAGTTACTCGCTGGTGGACTGGTTTCTGTCACAAGAAGGCAGAGTACGAGGGTTCTCCAAGGCAATTTTCTCTGGTCTGCCGACGGTCGAGCTGGCGCGGTTGATGAAGGACTTCGTTATCCCGCACCGGCAGCTCAATGGCCTGTATCATGTCGCCGCTAAGCCGATCGACAAGTTCCGGCTTCTCAGTCTGGTGGCTGTGCAGTATGGCAAGGCTATTGACATCCGGCCGGATGATGCACTGGTAATCGATCGTTCGCTGGACTGTTCGCGTTTCCGCGAAGCGACCGGTTATGTGGCACCCGAGTGGCCGGAGCTGATTCGGCGTATGTACGAGCAGCGCCGGTAA
- the tnpB gene encoding IS66 family insertion sequence element accessory protein TnpB (TnpB, as the term is used for proteins encoded by IS66 family insertion elements, is considered an accessory protein, since TnpC, encoded by a neighboring gene, is a DDE family transposase.), producing the protein MLSSNFFLEPAVMMRPDAKVEKVYLYPKPLDFRKSIDGLAALAALVELDIKVAVFDPVLFVFLNRARSRVKILYWERNGFCLWLKRLEAERFKSHPEPGEDAIVLTAQELNWLLDGIDLWRNRPHQVLTPRFVT; encoded by the coding sequence ATGCTGAGCTCCAATTTCTTTCTGGAGCCAGCCGTCATGATGCGCCCCGACGCCAAAGTCGAAAAAGTCTATCTATACCCCAAGCCGTTGGATTTCCGAAAATCCATCGATGGCCTGGCCGCCCTGGCCGCCCTGGTCGAGCTGGATATCAAGGTGGCGGTGTTCGACCCGGTGCTGTTCGTCTTCCTCAACCGCGCGCGCAGCCGGGTGAAGATTTTGTATTGGGAGCGCAACGGCTTTTGCCTGTGGCTCAAGCGATTGGAGGCTGAACGCTTCAAGTCGCATCCGGAACCTGGCGAAGATGCGATCGTGCTGACGGCCCAGGAGTTGAACTGGTTGTTGGACGGTATCGACCTGTGGCGCAACCGGCCGCACCAGGTTTTGACCCCTAGGTTCGTCACCTGA
- a CDS encoding glycosyltransferase family 4 protein: MNDLLPRVLYLHPAAAFGGASKSLIELFTRLHSLGVQGTVVTPDGPVCEAFVNAGMDVRKVKGLSQFDNTRFSHYRRLRWIILLREIFLLPFSLAALWRLRHEKFDLLHVNEVTLLPLAIVAKRLLRVPMLVHVRSLQRAPGSGLRTRLVNAWLRRHADAVVPIDHTVAATLPADLPLSVVHNGLGIVYDVHTLSVRRADEPVRVGFLGVLIPLKGIYELIEAMRILKARKVNIECLIAGENARKLTGLKAWVLRKLGFADDVRANVEQMISDHGLQAQVRMLGFVADVRSLYPQLDILCFPSHLDAAGRPVFEAAFYSIPSVVALKHPVPDALLHEVTGLAIPHPDPQLLADALQRLAEDHVFRQTLGRQARQWADDNFAIEANAQLMHDLYRRLLSKS; the protein is encoded by the coding sequence ATGAATGATTTATTACCACGGGTGCTTTATCTGCATCCGGCCGCGGCATTCGGTGGTGCTTCAAAGAGCCTTATCGAGCTGTTCACCCGATTGCACTCGCTGGGTGTGCAGGGTACGGTCGTGACCCCAGACGGTCCGGTTTGCGAGGCTTTTGTCAACGCGGGTATGGATGTACGCAAGGTCAAAGGGCTGAGCCAGTTCGATAATACGCGTTTCAGCCACTATCGCCGTCTTCGCTGGATTATCTTGCTGCGAGAGATCTTTTTGCTGCCGTTTTCATTGGCTGCGCTCTGGCGCTTGCGTCACGAGAAGTTCGATTTGTTGCACGTTAACGAAGTGACATTGCTGCCCTTGGCCATTGTCGCTAAACGGCTGCTGCGGGTGCCGATGCTGGTGCATGTGCGCTCCTTGCAGCGCGCGCCCGGGTCAGGCTTGCGTACCCGGCTGGTCAATGCCTGGCTGCGACGACATGCCGACGCGGTTGTTCCGATCGATCATACGGTTGCAGCAACACTACCGGCAGACCTACCCCTGAGCGTCGTACACAATGGCCTGGGCATTGTGTACGACGTACATACTCTGTCTGTGCGCCGTGCCGATGAGCCCGTACGTGTCGGTTTTCTCGGCGTTCTGATTCCGCTCAAAGGCATTTATGAACTGATCGAGGCGATGCGCATTCTGAAGGCGCGCAAGGTCAACATCGAGTGTCTGATAGCTGGGGAAAACGCTCGTAAGCTCACAGGGTTGAAGGCGTGGGTGCTGCGCAAGTTGGGTTTTGCCGATGATGTGCGTGCTAACGTGGAGCAGATGATCAGCGATCACGGATTGCAGGCACAGGTCCGTATGCTGGGGTTCGTTGCAGACGTCAGGTCGTTGTATCCGCAGCTGGATATTCTCTGTTTTCCCTCTCATCTGGACGCTGCTGGCCGACCGGTATTCGAGGCGGCGTTCTATTCGATTCCAAGTGTGGTGGCCCTGAAACATCCTGTGCCGGACGCGCTGTTGCACGAAGTGACCGGACTGGCGATCCCACATCCCGACCCGCAGCTGCTTGCCGATGCCTTGCAGCGTTTGGCAGAGGATCACGTCTTCCGCCAGACACTGGGTCGTCAGGCTCGCCAATGGGCAGATGACAACTTTGCGATTGAAGCCAATGCGCAGTTAATGCACGACCTTTACCGGCGTCTTCTTTCCAAATCCTGA
- a CDS encoding oligosaccharide flippase family protein, translating to MKPGMAVSTLKTAVGQFCGLLLGAIAVKLLAVLAGPAGVGLYSVLRHLQQMLSSVASIGGQNAVVQGLSSHQCVARRKFFLSSFYVFVLASLLLSAAILIFADFIAAWIFAGEHASAIRWLVIPIVLGAMLFFFRGVLTAEMQFGALSIVTMLTGLGAALVALPVGLVYARGYPDIMVLLLAGGPLLGLIAAFIFVRRQGYFQGLTAVAPSGATWSAEWRYLERYLAVFASCVAVITVLVPDAWQRFDRA from the coding sequence ATGAAGCCAGGCATGGCGGTGTCTACATTAAAGACTGCCGTTGGGCAATTTTGCGGTCTGTTGCTTGGGGCAATTGCCGTCAAGTTGCTAGCGGTATTGGCGGGGCCTGCCGGTGTCGGTTTGTACTCGGTGTTGCGACATTTGCAGCAAATGCTCTCGTCAGTAGCGTCGATAGGTGGACAGAACGCGGTTGTTCAGGGCTTGAGCAGTCATCAGTGCGTAGCTAGGCGGAAGTTCTTTTTGTCGTCCTTCTATGTGTTTGTACTGGCCAGTCTTTTACTCTCGGCAGCCATATTGATCTTTGCGGACTTCATCGCTGCCTGGATTTTTGCAGGTGAGCATGCTTCTGCTATTCGCTGGCTGGTGATCCCTATTGTTCTCGGAGCAATGTTGTTCTTCTTTCGAGGCGTGCTGACTGCTGAAATGCAATTCGGTGCATTGAGCATCGTCACTATGCTGACAGGTCTTGGGGCAGCGCTAGTCGCACTGCCCGTTGGGCTAGTCTACGCTCGCGGATACCCCGATATCATGGTTCTGCTGCTTGCCGGTGGGCCTCTACTCGGGTTGATTGCTGCATTCATCTTCGTGCGGCGTCAGGGGTATTTTCAAGGTTTAACGGCGGTAGCGCCGAGTGGCGCTACCTGGAGCGCCGAGTGGCGCTACCTGGAGCGCTACCTTGCGGTTTTTGCGAGTTGCGTTGCCGTCATTACTGTCCTTGTTCCTGACGCTTGGCAGCGTTTTGATCGTGCGTAG
- a CDS encoding oligosaccharide flippase family protein, translated as MFLTLGSVLIVRSYIVRLYGLEGAGQFDAAWSISAMYLALFLTSLQSYLLPELSQVGTGDEMHSALGKAFHFSLLISLPLITCLVVMKPLIVSVLFSHEFLPSLNVLRWVLIGDFVRVLGWVISTALVARADMKGFALAEGLWSIIFMAMSLLLLSHGLEWVGFAYLVSYVFYLAFLTWRLLTCYGVSLEGRRLLYWLGGFIMVVLTSWLCWSDRELYSRNLILFFLTLLFSFLIMRSDERLFARQLFARFKLKLASFSGRR; from the coding sequence TTGTTCCTGACGCTTGGCAGCGTTTTGATCGTGCGTAGTTACATTGTGCGGCTCTATGGACTGGAAGGCGCGGGGCAGTTCGATGCGGCCTGGAGTATCAGTGCCATGTATCTGGCTCTGTTTCTGACTTCATTGCAGAGTTACCTGTTACCTGAGCTTAGCCAGGTAGGTACCGGCGATGAGATGCACTCGGCGCTCGGCAAGGCGTTTCATTTTTCTCTGTTGATTTCCCTGCCACTGATTACCTGCCTGGTAGTCATGAAGCCATTGATCGTTTCCGTGCTGTTCAGTCATGAGTTTCTCCCCTCTCTAAATGTACTGCGCTGGGTCCTTATAGGTGACTTTGTGAGAGTACTTGGTTGGGTTATTTCAACGGCGCTGGTAGCGCGAGCTGATATGAAGGGCTTCGCGCTGGCTGAAGGCCTTTGGAGTATCATTTTTATGGCGATGTCGTTGTTGTTGTTGTCGCACGGGCTGGAGTGGGTTGGTTTTGCTTATTTGGTGAGTTATGTGTTCTACCTTGCATTCCTGACATGGCGTCTTTTGACCTGTTATGGCGTGTCGTTAGAAGGCAGAAGGCTTTTGTACTGGTTGGGTGGATTTATAATGGTGGTCCTCACCAGCTGGCTTTGCTGGAGCGATCGAGAGCTCTATTCCAGGAATCTCATACTTTTTTTTCTAACGTTACTGTTCAGTTTTCTGATCATGCGCTCTGACGAGCGACTCTTCGCTCGGCAACTGTTTGCGCGCTTTAAGCTCAAATTGGCTAGTTTTTCGGGGCGTCGTTAA
- a CDS encoding glycosyltransferase family 4 protein: MKILVLSQYFWPESFIINDVVRTLDEQGHEVVVSTGKPNYPDGKIFDGYSAKGTQYERYLGNIDVLRVPLWPRGEGGAKNLILNYLSFVLAGLLFLPWMLRKREFDAILVFAPSPILQAIPAIPLKWLKKAKLALWVQDLWPESLKATGFISNPHALRAVGWLVKGIYRFCDILLVQSRAFFEPVSRYADLEKIVYYPNSIDANSPVDRVPIPAELSELLEQHFCVVFAGNLGTAQALDTLVQAAVHLRDDAQVRLVIVGSGSRLAWLKSQQQALGLGNLILAGRFAPQAMPQIFEKSSALLVSLNDNEAFAQTVPSKIQGYLAAGRPILASINGEGARVVLEAGAGLTSAAEQVLPLVENIRRLQALSVAEREAMGKSGRDYFDVNFDMPSQVKSLVRLLS; the protein is encoded by the coding sequence ATGAAGATTCTCGTTCTCTCTCAATACTTTTGGCCCGAAAGTTTCATTATCAACGACGTTGTGCGGACCCTCGATGAGCAAGGGCATGAAGTCGTCGTGTCTACCGGTAAACCCAACTACCCTGATGGTAAAATTTTTGATGGTTACAGTGCCAAAGGGACTCAGTACGAGCGCTACCTCGGGAATATCGATGTCCTTCGAGTGCCGCTTTGGCCGCGAGGCGAGGGCGGGGCGAAAAACTTGATACTCAATTATCTGTCGTTTGTATTGGCGGGTTTATTGTTTCTACCCTGGATGCTGCGCAAGCGGGAGTTCGACGCGATTCTGGTGTTCGCACCTTCGCCTATCTTGCAGGCAATACCAGCGATTCCACTGAAGTGGCTGAAGAAGGCAAAACTTGCTTTGTGGGTTCAGGATCTGTGGCCAGAAAGCCTCAAGGCCACTGGCTTTATCAGTAATCCTCATGCACTCAGGGCAGTGGGATGGTTGGTAAAAGGTATCTATCGCTTCTGCGATATCTTGTTGGTGCAGTCGCGTGCCTTTTTTGAACCGGTTTCGCGATACGCGGATCTGGAGAAAATTGTTTATTACCCTAACTCCATTGATGCTAATTCGCCTGTGGATCGGGTGCCTATTCCGGCCGAGCTTAGCGAACTACTGGAGCAGCATTTTTGTGTTGTTTTTGCCGGCAATCTGGGAACCGCACAGGCTTTGGATACGCTTGTGCAAGCAGCCGTGCACTTGCGAGATGATGCTCAGGTGCGGTTGGTCATTGTGGGTAGCGGAAGCCGCCTAGCGTGGCTCAAGTCCCAACAGCAGGCTCTTGGCTTGGGTAACCTCATTCTAGCAGGGCGTTTCGCGCCGCAAGCGATGCCGCAAATTTTTGAAAAGTCGTCTGCGCTGCTTGTTTCGCTGAACGACAACGAAGCGTTCGCGCAAACAGTGCCCAGCAAGATCCAAGGATATCTGGCTGCAGGTCGGCCGATTCTTGCAAGCATCAATGGGGAGGGCGCGCGGGTTGTATTAGAAGCGGGTGCCGGATTGACATCGGCGGCCGAGCAGGTGTTGCCGTTGGTGGAAAACATTCGCCGTCTGCAGGCGCTCAGTGTGGCCGAGCGTGAGGCCATGGGGAAGTCGGGTCGAGACTATTTTGACGTGAATTTTGATATGCCGTCTCAGGTGAAAAGCCTGGTTCGGTTATTGTCATGA